One window from the genome of Pantoea cypripedii encodes:
- a CDS encoding Nramp family divalent metal transporter, translating to MSESRTAERAARGARKVKLALLGPAFIAAIGYIDPGNFATNIQAGAAYGYKLLWVVVWANIMAALIQLMSAKLGIATGKNLAEHIRDRFPRPAVWFYWVQAEIIAMATDLAEFIGAALGFKLLLGISLLQGAVLTGIATYLILMLQNRGQKPLELVIGGLLMFVAAAYIVELFFSQPKVSELITGMALPSLPTSDAVFLAAGVLGATIMPHVIYLHSALTQYGNQGTKGQRYSSTKLDVAIAMTIAGFVNLAMMATAAAAFHFSGHSGIADLDQAYLTLQPLLSHAAATVFGLSLVAAGLSSTVVGTLAGQVVMQGFIRFHIPLWLRRTITMLPSFIVIWAGWDPTRILILSQVLLSFGIALALVPLLFFTGNRALMGEEMVNSRLMQTIGWVIVVLVVTLNIYLLVGQALGL from the coding sequence ATGTCAGAAAGCCGCACCGCAGAGCGCGCCGCTCGCGGAGCCAGAAAGGTTAAACTTGCGTTGCTGGGACCGGCCTTCATCGCGGCCATCGGTTATATCGATCCTGGTAACTTTGCCACCAATATCCAGGCGGGGGCTGCCTACGGCTACAAATTGCTGTGGGTGGTGGTCTGGGCAAACATTATGGCTGCGCTGATCCAACTCATGTCGGCCAAGCTGGGTATCGCCACCGGCAAAAATCTCGCGGAACACATCCGTGACCGCTTTCCGCGTCCGGCAGTATGGTTCTACTGGGTTCAGGCCGAAATCATCGCCATGGCCACCGATTTAGCAGAATTTATTGGGGCTGCGCTCGGCTTTAAGCTGTTACTGGGTATCTCACTATTGCAGGGGGCGGTGCTGACAGGCATTGCCACTTACCTGATTCTGATGCTGCAAAATCGCGGGCAAAAACCACTGGAACTGGTGATTGGCGGCCTGCTGATGTTTGTCGCGGCGGCTTATATTGTCGAGTTGTTCTTCTCACAGCCGAAGGTCAGTGAACTCATCACCGGCATGGCGCTGCCATCGTTGCCGACTTCTGATGCGGTGTTCCTCGCGGCCGGGGTGCTGGGTGCGACCATTATGCCGCATGTGATTTATCTGCATTCGGCGTTGACCCAATACGGTAATCAGGGCACCAAAGGACAGCGTTACTCCTCCACCAAACTGGATGTGGCTATTGCCATGACCATCGCCGGATTTGTTAACCTGGCGATGATGGCAACTGCCGCGGCAGCCTTTCACTTTAGCGGCCATAGCGGTATCGCCGATCTTGATCAGGCCTATCTGACGCTGCAACCGCTGTTAAGCCACGCGGCGGCAACGGTATTTGGTTTGAGTCTGGTGGCAGCGGGTCTTTCTTCCACCGTGGTCGGCACGCTGGCCGGGCAGGTGGTGATGCAGGGGTTTATCCGTTTTCATATCCCGCTGTGGCTGCGTCGCACCATTACTATGCTGCCTTCCTTTATTGTTATCTGGGCAGGCTGGGATCCGACACGGATTCTGATACTCAGCCAGGTGTTGCTGAGTTTTGGTATCGCACTGGCGCTGGTGCCGCTGCTGTTTTTCACCGGCAATCGTGCGCTGATGGGTGAGGAGATGGTCAACTCACGTCTGATGCAAACCATTGGCTGGGTGATTGTGGTGCTGGTGGTGACGCTGAATATCTATCTGCTGGTCGGACAGGCGCTGGGGTTATAA